The Streptomyces camelliae genome window below encodes:
- the ccrA gene encoding crotonyl-CoA carboxylase/reductase, translating to MKDILDAIQSKDATSADLAALPLPESYRAITVHKDETEMFAGLATRDKDPRKSIHLDDVPVPELGPGEALVAVMASSVNYNSVWTSIFEPLPTFGFLERYGKLSELTRRHDLPYHIIGSDLAGVVLRTGPGVNAWKPGDEVVAHCLSVELESSDGHNDTMLDPEQRIWGFETNFGGLAEIALVKSNQLMPKPAHLSWEEAAAPGLVNSTAYRQLVSRNGAQMKQGDNVLIWGASGGLGSYATQFALAGGATPICVVSSEQKAEICRKMGAELIIDRSAEDYKFWKDEHTQDPKEWKRFGKRIRELTGGEDVDIVFEHPGRETFGASVYVTRKGGTIVTCASTSGYNHEYDNRYLWMSLKRIIGSHFANYREAWEANRLIAKGKIHPTLSKVYSLEETGQAAYDVHRNLHQGKVGVLCLAPEEGLGVRDEEMRAQHIDAINRFRNV from the coding sequence GTGAAGGACATCCTGGACGCGATCCAGTCGAAGGACGCCACGTCCGCCGACCTCGCCGCCCTGCCGCTCCCCGAGTCGTACCGCGCGATCACCGTGCACAAGGACGAGACGGAGATGTTCGCGGGCCTCGCGACCCGCGACAAGGACCCCCGCAAGTCGATCCACCTGGACGACGTTCCCGTGCCCGAGCTGGGCCCGGGCGAGGCCCTGGTGGCCGTCATGGCCTCCTCGGTCAACTACAACTCGGTGTGGACCTCGATCTTCGAGCCGCTGCCGACGTTCGGCTTCCTGGAGCGCTACGGCAAGCTCAGCGAGCTGACCCGCCGGCACGACCTGCCGTACCACATCATCGGCTCCGACCTCGCCGGCGTCGTCCTGCGCACCGGGCCGGGCGTCAACGCCTGGAAGCCCGGTGACGAGGTCGTCGCCCACTGTCTGTCCGTCGAGCTGGAGTCCTCCGACGGCCACAACGACACGATGCTCGACCCCGAGCAGCGCATCTGGGGCTTCGAGACCAACTTCGGCGGCCTCGCCGAGATCGCGCTCGTGAAGTCCAACCAGCTGATGCCGAAGCCGGCCCACCTGAGCTGGGAGGAGGCCGCGGCCCCCGGCCTGGTCAACTCCACCGCCTACCGCCAGCTGGTCTCCCGCAACGGCGCCCAGATGAAGCAGGGCGACAACGTGCTGATCTGGGGCGCGAGCGGCGGCCTCGGCAGTTACGCCACCCAGTTCGCGCTCGCCGGCGGAGCCACCCCGATCTGTGTGGTCTCCAGCGAGCAGAAGGCCGAGATCTGCCGGAAGATGGGCGCCGAGCTGATCATCGACCGCAGCGCCGAGGACTACAAGTTCTGGAAGGACGAGCACACCCAGGACCCGAAGGAGTGGAAGCGCTTCGGCAAGCGCATCCGTGAGCTGACCGGCGGCGAGGACGTCGACATCGTCTTCGAGCACCCCGGCCGCGAGACCTTCGGCGCCTCGGTCTACGTCACCCGCAAGGGCGGCACCATCGTCACCTGCGCCTCGACCTCCGGGTACAACCACGAGTACGACAACCGCTACCTGTGGATGTCCCTGAAGCGGATCATCGGCTCCCACTTCGCCAACTACCGCGAGGCCTGGGAGGCCAACCGCCTCATCGCCAAGGGCAAGATCCACCCGACCCTGTCGAAGGTGTACTCCCTTGAGGAGACCGGCCAGGCGGCGTACGACGTCCACCGCAACCTGCACCAGGGCAAGGTCGGCGTGCTCTGCCTCGCGCCCGAGGAAGGCCTCGGCGTGCGCGACGAGGAGATGCGGGCCCAGCACATCGACGCCATCAACCGCTTCCGGAACGTCTGA
- a CDS encoding TetR family transcriptional regulator, with the protein MSQPAKSSRTPATPDAPESAAGSRAAAQRLKMRRELAAAAMELFATKGYEATTVDEIAAAAGVARRTFFRHFRSKEEAIFPDHDDTLIRAEAVLNAAPAHEHPLDTVCRGIKEVMRMYAARPEISVARYKLTREVPTLREAEIASVARYERLFTRYLLGHFDEHAHADDANDDPLLAEVAASAVVTAHNHVLRRWLRAGGQGDVEAQLDHAFAIVRKTFGTGIGAGRTAPARPAVASTSYQGEVLVTVARTDAPLDEVMRTIEQALKEH; encoded by the coding sequence ATGTCCCAGCCCGCCAAGTCCTCACGTACACCAGCTACGCCCGACGCGCCGGAAAGTGCCGCAGGCAGCCGCGCCGCCGCCCAGCGGCTCAAGATGCGCCGAGAACTGGCGGCCGCAGCCATGGAGCTGTTCGCGACCAAGGGGTACGAGGCGACCACCGTCGACGAGATCGCGGCCGCCGCCGGGGTCGCCCGCCGCACCTTCTTCCGCCACTTCCGCTCCAAGGAAGAGGCGATCTTCCCGGACCACGACGACACGCTGATCCGCGCCGAGGCCGTCCTGAACGCCGCCCCCGCGCACGAGCACCCGCTCGACACCGTGTGCCGCGGCATCAAGGAAGTCATGAGGATGTACGCGGCACGGCCCGAGATCTCGGTCGCCCGCTACAAGCTCACCCGCGAGGTGCCCACCCTGCGCGAGGCCGAGATCGCCTCGGTCGCCCGCTACGAGCGCCTGTTCACCCGCTACCTCCTCGGCCACTTCGACGAGCACGCGCACGCCGACGACGCCAACGACGACCCGCTGCTGGCCGAGGTGGCCGCCTCCGCCGTCGTCACCGCCCACAACCACGTGCTGCGGCGCTGGCTGCGGGCGGGCGGCCAGGGCGACGTCGAGGCACAGCTCGACCACGCCTTCGCGATCGTGCGCAAGACGTTCGGCACGGGGATCGGGGCGGGCCGCACCGCGCCGGCCAGGCCCGCCGTGGCATCGACCTCCTACCAGGGCGAGGTCCTGGTGACCGTCGCCCGTACCGACGCCCCGCTGGACGAGGTCATGCGGACCATCGAACAGGCTCTGAAGGAGCACTGA
- a CDS encoding Rv2578c family radical SAM protein, giving the protein MRWDNLTEESEHGRAEAALFGADAVTTRTFDMPEFRGITFHEVRARSVLNRVPGASRMPFEWTVNPYRGCTHACVYCFARKTHGYLDLDTGIGFDTQIVVKVNAPEVLRRQLASPRWQGEHVAMGTNVDCYQRAEGRYRLMPGIISALTERANPFSILTKGTLILRDLDLLVRAAEVTDVGISVSAGFLDTELWRTVEPGTPAPERRLDVVRALGEHGIGCGVLMAPVIPFLSDHPDQLRATVRAIAAAGATSVTPLTLHLRPGAREWFMAWLARHHPHLVRRYERLYAAGAYAPTWYQRRITRQVHELAREYGIGPTRAGAARRIRPTSAAPDGPDAEPAAEPTQLTLM; this is encoded by the coding sequence ATGCGCTGGGACAACCTCACGGAGGAGAGCGAACACGGCCGGGCCGAGGCCGCCCTGTTCGGCGCGGACGCGGTGACGACCCGCACCTTCGACATGCCCGAGTTCCGGGGGATCACCTTCCACGAGGTCCGGGCGCGCTCGGTGCTGAACCGGGTGCCGGGCGCCTCGCGCATGCCGTTCGAGTGGACCGTCAATCCGTATCGCGGCTGCACGCACGCGTGCGTGTACTGCTTCGCCAGGAAGACCCACGGCTATCTGGACCTCGACACCGGCATCGGCTTCGACACCCAGATCGTGGTCAAGGTGAACGCGCCCGAGGTGCTGCGCCGCCAGCTCGCCTCCCCCCGCTGGCAGGGCGAGCACGTCGCGATGGGCACCAACGTCGACTGCTACCAGCGGGCCGAGGGCCGCTACCGGCTGATGCCGGGCATCATCTCCGCCCTCACCGAGCGCGCGAACCCGTTCTCGATCCTCACCAAGGGCACGCTGATCCTGCGCGATCTGGACCTGCTGGTGCGGGCGGCCGAGGTGACGGACGTCGGCATCTCGGTCTCGGCCGGCTTCCTCGACACCGAGCTGTGGCGCACGGTGGAGCCGGGCACGCCCGCGCCCGAGCGCCGGCTGGACGTCGTACGCGCCCTCGGCGAGCACGGCATCGGCTGCGGGGTGCTGATGGCACCGGTCATCCCGTTCCTGAGCGACCATCCGGACCAGCTGCGCGCCACGGTACGGGCGATCGCGGCGGCCGGGGCGACCTCGGTGACCCCGCTGACGCTGCATCTGCGGCCGGGCGCCCGGGAGTGGTTCATGGCGTGGCTCGCCCGGCACCATCCGCACCTGGTGCGGCGCTACGAGCGGCTGTACGCGGCAGGCGCCTACGCGCCCACCTGGTATCAGCGCCGGATCACCCGTCAGGTGCACGAGCTGGCACGGGAGTACGGCATCGGGCCCACGCGCGCGGGCGCGGCCCGCCGCATCCGCCCGACGTCCGCGGCCCCGGACGGGCCGGACGCCGAGCCGGCGGCCGAGCCGACCCAGCTCACCCTCATGTGA
- a CDS encoding 3-hydroxyacyl-CoA dehydrogenase family protein: protein MATPLSPQSGTPLPALKTIAVVGLGTMGTGITEVLVKAGREVIGIDVSEAQAARCVAALEASTARAVERGRLTGSERADALARVRTGTDLAAAADADLVIEVAPESYEVKHAIFRELDGIVRPETVLATGTNALSVTRLAADSAHPERVLGLHFFNPAPAMKLVEVVSSVLTAPAAVAAVTDLAIELGKEPVAVGDRPGFVADGLLFGYLNQAAAMYEARYASREDIDAAMRLGCGLPMGPLALLDLIGIDTARTVLEAMYAASRDRLHAPAPILKQLSEAGLTGRKSGRGFYSYEAPGSATVVPDALTPDAGGTHAPGREVRSVGVAGSGTMASGIAEVFAKAGYDVVLAARSEEKAQAAKARIGKSLARSVDKGRLTAEAAAEVLDRIAPAGSYDAFADVDLAVEAIAEDLAVKQQLFAALDKVCKPGAVLATTTSSLPVVACARATSRPQDVIGMHFFNPAPAMKLVEVVRTVLTADDVHATVREVCAKIKKHAVDCGDRAGFIVNALLFPYLNNAIKMVEEHYASLDDIDAAMKLGGGYPMGPFELLDVVGLDVSLAIEKVLHREFRDPGLAPSPLLEHLVAAGCLGRKTGRGFREYARR, encoded by the coding sequence ATGGCCACTCCCCTGTCCCCCCAGTCCGGCACCCCGCTGCCCGCCCTCAAGACGATCGCCGTCGTCGGCCTCGGCACGATGGGCACCGGCATCACCGAGGTCCTCGTGAAGGCCGGCCGCGAGGTGATCGGCATCGACGTCAGCGAGGCCCAGGCCGCGCGGTGCGTCGCCGCCCTGGAGGCCTCCACCGCCCGCGCCGTGGAGCGCGGCCGGCTCACCGGGTCCGAGCGCGCCGACGCCCTCGCCCGGGTGCGCACCGGCACCGATCTCGCGGCGGCGGCCGACGCCGACCTCGTCATCGAGGTGGCTCCGGAGTCGTACGAGGTCAAGCACGCGATCTTCCGTGAGCTGGACGGCATCGTCCGCCCGGAGACGGTCCTCGCCACCGGCACCAACGCCCTGTCCGTGACCCGGCTCGCCGCCGACTCGGCGCACCCCGAGCGGGTGCTGGGCCTGCACTTCTTCAACCCGGCGCCCGCGATGAAGCTGGTCGAGGTGGTCTCCTCGGTGCTGACGGCGCCGGCCGCCGTCGCCGCGGTCACCGACCTCGCGATCGAGCTGGGCAAGGAGCCGGTCGCGGTCGGCGACCGTCCCGGTTTCGTGGCCGACGGCCTGCTGTTCGGCTACCTCAACCAGGCCGCCGCGATGTACGAGGCCCGCTACGCCTCCCGCGAGGACATCGACGCGGCGATGCGGCTCGGCTGCGGCCTGCCGATGGGCCCGCTCGCGCTGCTGGACCTGATCGGCATCGACACCGCACGGACGGTCCTGGAGGCCATGTACGCCGCCTCCCGCGACCGGCTGCACGCCCCCGCCCCGATCCTGAAGCAGCTCAGCGAGGCGGGCCTGACCGGCCGCAAGTCCGGGCGCGGCTTCTACAGCTACGAGGCGCCGGGCAGCGCCACGGTCGTTCCGGACGCCCTGACCCCCGACGCCGGCGGCACCCACGCTCCCGGCCGCGAGGTCCGCTCCGTCGGCGTCGCCGGCTCCGGCACCATGGCCTCGGGCATCGCCGAGGTGTTCGCCAAGGCGGGCTACGACGTCGTCCTGGCCGCCCGCAGCGAGGAGAAGGCGCAGGCGGCCAAGGCCCGCATCGGCAAGTCCCTGGCGCGCTCGGTCGACAAGGGCCGGCTGACCGCCGAGGCCGCCGCCGAGGTGCTGGACCGGATCGCCCCGGCGGGGTCCTACGACGCGTTCGCCGACGTCGACCTGGCCGTCGAGGCGATCGCCGAGGACCTGGCGGTCAAGCAGCAGCTGTTCGCCGCGCTGGACAAGGTCTGCAAGCCCGGCGCGGTCCTCGCCACCACCACCTCCTCGCTGCCCGTCGTCGCCTGCGCCCGCGCCACCTCGCGCCCGCAGGACGTCATCGGCATGCACTTCTTCAACCCGGCGCCGGCGATGAAGCTGGTCGAGGTCGTGCGGACCGTGCTGACCGCCGACGACGTCCACGCGACCGTCCGCGAGGTCTGCGCGAAGATCAAGAAGCACGCGGTGGACTGCGGCGACCGGGCCGGCTTCATCGTGAACGCGCTGCTGTTCCCGTACCTGAACAACGCCATCAAGATGGTCGAGGAGCACTACGCGTCCCTGGACGACATCGACGCGGCGATGAAGCTCGGCGGCGGCTACCCGATGGGCCCCTTCGAGCTGCTGGACGTGGTCGGCCTGGATGTCTCGCTGGCCATCGAGAAGGTGCTGCACCGCGAGTTCCGCGACCCGGGCCTCGCCCCGTCCCCGCTGCTGGAGCACCTGGTGGCGGCGGGCTGCCTCGGCCGCAAGACCGGCCGCGGCTTCCGCGAGTATGCCCGCCGCTGA
- a CDS encoding HpcH/HpaI aldolase/citrate lyase family protein, translating to MTTPVNRLRPRRSCLAVPGSNPRFLEKAQGLPADQVFLDLEDACAPLAKPEARHTIVKFLNEGDWTGKTRVVRVNDWTTEWTYRDVVTVVEGAGQNLDCIMLPKVQTAEQIVALDLLLTQIEKTMGFEVGKIGIEAQIENAQGLNNVNAIAQASPRVETIIFGPADFMASINMKSLVVGEQPPGYPADAYHYILMKILMAARANNLQAIDGPYLQIRNIDGYREVAQRAAALGFDGKWVLHPGQVEASNEIFSPSQEDYDHAELILDAYDYYTSEAGGKKGSAMLGDEMIDEASRKMALVISGKGRAAGMQRTSKFEIPEA from the coding sequence ATGACCACCCCTGTCAATCGCCTTCGCCCGCGCCGCTCCTGCCTGGCGGTCCCGGGAAGCAACCCCCGCTTCCTGGAGAAGGCACAGGGCCTCCCCGCCGACCAGGTCTTCCTGGACCTGGAGGACGCGTGCGCGCCGCTCGCCAAGCCCGAGGCGCGGCACACCATCGTCAAGTTCCTCAACGAGGGCGACTGGACGGGCAAGACGCGGGTCGTGCGCGTCAACGACTGGACGACCGAGTGGACGTACCGGGACGTCGTGACCGTCGTCGAGGGCGCCGGCCAGAACCTCGACTGCATCATGCTGCCGAAGGTGCAGACGGCCGAGCAGATCGTCGCGCTGGACCTGCTGCTCACCCAGATCGAGAAGACCATGGGCTTCGAGGTCGGCAAGATCGGCATCGAGGCACAGATCGAGAACGCGCAGGGCCTGAACAACGTCAACGCGATCGCGCAGGCCTCCCCGCGCGTCGAGACCATCATCTTCGGCCCGGCCGACTTCATGGCCTCCATCAACATGAAGTCCCTCGTCGTGGGCGAGCAGCCGCCCGGTTACCCGGCGGACGCCTACCACTACATCCTGATGAAGATCCTGATGGCCGCCCGCGCCAACAACCTCCAGGCGATCGACGGCCCCTACCTGCAGATCCGCAACATCGACGGCTACCGCGAGGTCGCCCAGCGCGCCGCCGCCCTCGGCTTCGACGGCAAGTGGGTGCTGCACCCGGGCCAGGTCGAGGCGTCCAACGAGATCTTCTCGCCCTCGCAGGAGGACTACGACCACGCCGAGCTGATCCTGGACGCGTACGACTACTACACGTCCGAGGCGGGCGGCAAGAAGGGCTCCGCGATGCTCGGCGACGAGATGATCGACGAGGCCAGCCGCAAGATGGCCCTGGTCATCTCCGGCAAGGGGCGTGCCGCCGGCATGCAGCGCACCAGCAAGTTCGAGATCCCGGAGGCCTGA
- a CDS encoding protein meaA, whose product MTERQPSDTRREKDRPWLMRTYAGHSTAEASNELYRRNLAKGQTGLSVAFDLPTQTGYDPDHILARGEVGRVGVPVSHLGDMRRLFQDIPLEQMNTSMTINATAMWLLALYQVVAEEQGADVTRLQGTTQNDIVKEYLSRGTHVFPPGPSLRLTTDMIAYTVSHLPKWNPINICSYHLQEAGATPVQEIAYAMSTAIAVLDAVRDSGQVPQERMGDVVARISFFVNAGVRFVEEMCKMRAFGRIWDQVTRERYGIEDPKQRRFRYGVQVNSLGLTEAQPENNVQRIVLEMLAVTLSKDARARAVQLPAWNEALGLPRPWDQQWSLRIQQVLAYESDLLEYEDIFEGSKVIEAKVDQLVADSLAEIDRIQEMGGAMAAVESGYLKSQLVASHAERRARIESGEEKIVGVNAFEGTEPNPLTADLDTAIQTVDPAVEARVIASLQHWRDTRYQPPFNHPRPCKALERLKEAAKGTDNLMEATLECARAGVTTGEWAGALREVFGEYRAPTGVSSAPVAVPAEAGSALADVRARVAATARDLGVGKLRFLVGKPGLDGHSNGAEQIAVRARDAGFEVVYQGIRLTPEEIVEAALAEDVHAVGLSILSGSHAQLVPDVLQRLRVAGATDIPVIAGGIIPNGDAEQLKEAGVAAVFTPKDFDITGIIGRIVDEIRKANKLDPLEVPA is encoded by the coding sequence ATGACAGAGCGTCAGCCTTCGGACACCCGGAGGGAAAAGGACCGTCCGTGGCTCATGCGGACGTACGCGGGCCACTCGACGGCCGAGGCGTCCAACGAGCTGTACCGGCGTAACCTCGCCAAGGGGCAGACCGGTCTGTCGGTGGCGTTCGACCTGCCGACGCAGACCGGCTACGACCCCGACCACATCCTCGCCCGCGGCGAGGTCGGCCGGGTCGGTGTCCCCGTCTCGCACCTCGGTGACATGCGCAGGCTGTTCCAGGACATCCCCCTGGAGCAGATGAACACCTCGATGACGATCAACGCGACCGCCATGTGGCTGCTGGCGCTCTACCAGGTCGTCGCCGAGGAGCAGGGCGCGGACGTCACCAGGCTCCAGGGCACGACCCAGAACGACATCGTCAAGGAGTACCTGTCCCGGGGCACCCATGTGTTCCCGCCAGGGCCCTCACTCCGGCTGACGACGGACATGATCGCGTACACCGTCTCCCATCTGCCGAAGTGGAACCCGATCAACATCTGCAGCTACCACCTGCAGGAGGCCGGGGCCACGCCGGTGCAGGAGATCGCGTACGCGATGTCCACGGCGATCGCGGTCCTGGACGCCGTCCGGGACTCCGGCCAGGTGCCGCAGGAGCGCATGGGCGATGTCGTCGCCCGGATCTCCTTCTTCGTCAACGCGGGCGTCCGCTTCGTCGAGGAGATGTGCAAGATGCGGGCCTTCGGCCGCATCTGGGACCAGGTCACCCGCGAGCGCTACGGCATCGAGGACCCCAAGCAGCGCCGCTTCCGCTACGGCGTCCAGGTCAACTCGCTCGGCCTGACCGAGGCGCAGCCGGAGAACAACGTCCAGCGGATCGTGCTGGAGATGCTCGCCGTGACGCTGTCGAAGGACGCACGCGCGCGTGCCGTACAGCTCCCGGCCTGGAACGAGGCCCTCGGGCTGCCCCGGCCCTGGGACCAGCAGTGGAGCCTGCGCATCCAGCAGGTGCTCGCCTACGAGAGCGACCTGCTGGAGTACGAGGACATCTTCGAGGGCTCGAAGGTGATCGAGGCGAAGGTGGACCAGCTGGTCGCCGACTCCCTCGCGGAGATCGACCGGATCCAGGAGATGGGCGGCGCGATGGCCGCCGTGGAGTCCGGCTATCTGAAGTCGCAGCTGGTCGCCTCGCACGCCGAGCGGCGGGCGCGGATCGAGTCCGGCGAGGAGAAGATCGTCGGCGTCAACGCCTTCGAGGGCACCGAGCCGAACCCGCTGACCGCCGATCTGGACACCGCGATCCAGACGGTCGACCCGGCGGTCGAGGCCCGCGTCATCGCCTCGCTCCAGCACTGGCGCGACACGCGCTACCAGCCGCCCTTCAACCACCCGCGCCCCTGCAAGGCGCTGGAGCGCCTGAAGGAGGCCGCCAAGGGCACGGACAACCTCATGGAGGCCACCCTGGAGTGCGCCCGCGCCGGGGTCACCACCGGCGAGTGGGCGGGGGCCCTGCGCGAGGTGTTCGGCGAGTACCGGGCGCCCACCGGGGTCTCCTCGGCGCCCGTCGCCGTCCCCGCCGAGGCCGGCTCGGCGCTCGCCGACGTGCGCGCCCGGGTGGCGGCCACCGCCCGCGACCTCGGCGTCGGCAAACTGCGCTTCCTGGTCGGCAAGCCGGGCCTGGACGGGCACTCCAACGGCGCCGAGCAGATCGCCGTACGGGCCCGTGACGCGGGCTTCGAGGTGGTCTACCAGGGCATCCGGCTGACGCCCGAGGAGATCGTGGAAGCGGCCCTGGCCGAGGACGTCCACGCCGTGGGCCTGTCGATCCTGTCCGGCTCGCACGCCCAGCTGGTGCCGGACGTGCTCCAACGGCTGCGTGTGGCCGGTGCCACAGATATACCGGTGATCGCCGGTGGCATCATCCCGAATGGTGACGCCGAGCAGCTGAAGGAAGCCGGAGTGGCCGCCGTCTTCACCCCGAAGGACTTCGACATCACCGGGATCATCGGCCGCATCGTCGACGAGATCCGGAAAGCGAACAAGCTCGACCCTCTGGAGGTCCCCGCATGA
- a CDS encoding alpha/beta hydrolase, whose product MRTRAVVLCAAAAVLAGAVTALPARGAAAAPAAHLAWQKCGTGDYPTLQCASLTVPLDHANPAGRQITLALSRVPHTSPAFQGPLLVNPGGPGGSGLTLAGFVASALPKSVAARYDVIGFDPRGVGRSAPALDCAPGHFKAVRPDTVPTTAALEQANLARAKSFATACSRKHADVLPYIDTVSAVRDMDAIRAALGTPQISYFGYSYGTYLGAVYAKLFPERVRRLVLDSVVDPAGVWYADNIGQDYAFDDRHRALMAWIARYDSTYHLGKDPQKIEAMWYAMRAALAKKPAGGTVGAAELEDTFVPGGYYNGYWPYLAGAFAAYVRDGNAEPLVAAYKSFGAVNHTGDNGYSVYSAVQCRDTAWPESWNRWRAQTWEVYRKAPFFAWNNAWYNAPCVFWPGARREPVNIANGKLPPVLLFQATDDAATPYPGGVTVHRLLARSSLVVEEGGGNHGITLSGNACLDRYLSDYLTDGRVPRSLAGVADAVCAKSADPKPLVAKAAAMSARGSALHGLLGFRR is encoded by the coding sequence ATGAGAACTCGCGCAGTGGTGCTGTGCGCTGCCGCCGCCGTGCTGGCGGGGGCGGTGACCGCCCTGCCCGCGCGGGGGGCCGCGGCCGCCCCCGCCGCGCACCTCGCCTGGCAGAAGTGCGGCACCGGCGACTACCCGACGCTGCAGTGCGCGTCCCTGACGGTGCCGCTGGACCACGCGAACCCGGCGGGCCGGCAGATCACGCTCGCCCTGTCCCGTGTCCCGCACACCTCGCCGGCCTTCCAGGGCCCGCTGCTGGTCAACCCCGGCGGTCCCGGCGGCAGCGGCCTCACCCTCGCCGGGTTCGTCGCCTCCGCACTGCCGAAGAGCGTCGCCGCCCGGTACGACGTCATCGGCTTCGACCCGCGCGGGGTCGGCAGGTCGGCCCCGGCCCTGGACTGCGCGCCGGGCCACTTCAAGGCGGTGCGCCCGGACACCGTGCCCACGACGGCGGCCCTGGAGCAGGCGAACCTCGCGCGCGCGAAGTCCTTCGCCACCGCCTGCAGCCGCAAGCACGCCGATGTGCTGCCGTACATCGACACCGTCAGCGCCGTACGCGACATGGACGCCATCCGCGCGGCGCTCGGCACCCCGCAGATCAGCTACTTCGGCTACTCCTACGGCACGTACCTCGGCGCGGTCTACGCCAAGCTGTTCCCCGAGCGGGTCCGCCGTCTGGTGCTGGACTCCGTCGTCGACCCGGCCGGGGTCTGGTACGCGGACAACATCGGCCAGGACTACGCCTTCGACGACCGCCACCGCGCCCTGATGGCCTGGATCGCCCGGTACGACTCGACGTACCACCTCGGCAAGGACCCTCAGAAGATCGAGGCGATGTGGTACGCGATGCGGGCGGCGCTGGCGAAGAAGCCGGCCGGCGGCACGGTGGGCGCCGCCGAACTGGAGGACACCTTCGTCCCCGGCGGCTACTACAACGGCTACTGGCCCTACCTCGCCGGGGCGTTCGCGGCGTACGTCCGCGACGGGAACGCCGAGCCGCTGGTGGCGGCGTACAAGAGCTTCGGCGCCGTGAACCACACGGGCGACAACGGCTACAGCGTCTACTCGGCGGTGCAGTGCCGGGACACGGCCTGGCCCGAATCCTGGAACCGGTGGCGCGCGCAGACCTGGGAGGTGTACCGCAAGGCGCCGTTCTTCGCCTGGAACAACGCCTGGTACAACGCGCCGTGCGTCTTCTGGCCGGGTGCGCGGCGCGAGCCGGTGAACATCGCCAACGGCAAGCTGCCGCCGGTGCTGCTCTTCCAGGCGACCGACGACGCGGCGACGCCCTACCCGGGTGGGGTCACCGTGCACCGGCTGCTCGCCCGGTCCAGCCTCGTGGTCGAGGAGGGCGGCGGCAACCATGGGATCACGCTGAGCGGGAACGCCTGTCTGGACCGGTATCTGAGTGACTATCTGACGGACGGGCGCGTGCCGCGCAGCCTCGCCGGCGTGGCCGACGCGGTGTGCGCGAAGTCGGCCGATCCCAAGCCGTTGGTGGCGAAGGCCGCGGCCATGTCTGCGCGGGGGTCCGCGCTGCACGGGTTGCTGGGCTTCCGCCGGTAG
- a CDS encoding MaoC family dehydratase, whose amino-acid sequence MQFGRTYEEFEVGATYKHWPGKTVTEYDDHLFCLLTMNHHPLHMDTNYAEKTTDFGKNVVVGNYIYSLLLGMSVPDVSGKAIANLEIESLRHVAPTFHGDTIYGETTVLDKWPSKSKNDRGIVHVETKGYKQDGTLVCVFRRKVMVPTETYIKERGGEQPGRPELKQQEK is encoded by the coding sequence ATGCAGTTCGGACGCACCTACGAGGAGTTCGAGGTCGGGGCGACGTACAAGCACTGGCCGGGCAAGACGGTCACGGAGTACGACGACCACCTGTTCTGTCTCCTCACGATGAACCACCACCCGCTCCACATGGACACCAACTACGCCGAGAAGACGACGGACTTCGGCAAGAACGTGGTGGTCGGGAACTACATCTACTCGCTGCTGCTCGGCATGTCCGTGCCGGACGTCTCCGGCAAGGCGATCGCCAACCTGGAGATCGAGTCGCTCCGGCACGTGGCGCCCACGTTCCACGGCGACACCATCTACGGCGAGACGACCGTGCTGGACAAGTGGCCGTCGAAGTCGAAGAACGACCGCGGCATCGTGCACGTCGAGACCAAGGGCTACAAGCAGGACGGCACCCTGGTGTGCGTCTTCCGCCGCAAGGTCATGGTGCCGACCGAGACGTACATCAAGGAGCGCGGCGGCGAGCAGCCGGGCCGCCCGGAACTGAAGCAGCAGGAGAAGTAG
- a CDS encoding adenylosuccinate lyase, producing MDEELRSLTERLRQESHGTAAFDRLLATEDHDELAEVLSASGQPLWARELAAFRLGRAGDRRAFESLVLLLNHRDPPRCASAAHALARLGDPRTARAAAALATNELRVAYALHPVRLLTSLRAPESVPALITTLERRLRPHDPYRRVALACVEGLGALGDPRARRVLSEALAHPALAEAAVHALARIPQQKEA from the coding sequence GTGGACGAAGAGTTGCGATCGCTCACGGAGCGCTTACGGCAGGAGTCGCACGGCACGGCGGCCTTCGACCGGCTGCTGGCGACCGAGGACCACGACGAACTCGCGGAGGTGCTCAGCGCGTCCGGACAGCCGCTGTGGGCCAGGGAACTGGCCGCGTTCCGCCTCGGACGCGCGGGCGACCGGCGCGCCTTCGAGTCCCTGGTGCTGCTCCTGAACCACCGCGACCCCCCGCGCTGCGCCTCCGCCGCGCACGCCCTGGCCCGCCTCGGCGATCCGCGCACGGCCCGCGCGGCCGCCGCCCTCGCCACGAACGAACTGCGCGTCGCCTACGCCCTGCACCCGGTGCGGCTGCTGACCTCCCTGCGCGCCCCCGAGTCCGTGCCCGCGCTGATCACCACCCTGGAACGCCGGCTGCGCCCCCACGACCCCTACCGCAGGGTCGCCCTCGCCTGCGTGGAGGGCCTCGGCGCTCTGGGCGACCCCCGCGCCCGCCGCGTCCTGAGCGAGGCCCTGGCTCACCCGGCCCTCGCGGAGGCGGCCGTGCACGCCCTGGCCCGCATCCCCCAGCAGAAGGAGGCGTGA